The genomic interval ATAGGCCCTAGGTACCGTTTGCGGTTCTTTTTCAATCACGTAACTCCATAAGTCAATGCTATTTCTCCATACGCCTATTTGCATGTATGTTAAATATGCCATAAGAACAAGTGACGAAATGATTACAAACACACTGACAGGCTTAATCCACGGGTTAGATATAAACTTTTTTGTCAACAACCATGACACGCATACCCCCACAACAAGAAGAATGCCGATGCTGGGTAAATAAGTATATCTGTCAGCCATTGCTTGACTGCCAACCTGAACAATACCGAGTACAGGGACCAAGGTTATGACATAATAGCTCCATGCTGACAAAAATAATTTTTGCTTTCTTGCCACAACCAAGCAAGCTGCAGTAATCGCGATAACAATGATAATGGCCGAGAGGTATTCCCAAGCTAAGAGTGGCATGTCTTTCAGGGTTGGATAAGGATAAAAGGGGATCAGATCCAAGGGAATTATCATCTTCCCAAGATAGGCCGAGAGGGATTTCATTCCCGTAAGCAACCGCGTTGATAACGGGATCTCCTCAATGGAAGCAAGAGAGGCCCCCGCTTTTTGCGCTGCCACAGTTAATGCTGATGATAGACAACTTAATAAGATAAAGGGCAACTTTTCCAAAAGCGCTGACTTAGATATATTCAGTGATCGATACCGATCGTAGGGGTACCAGTCCAAAATGATTAGGACGGCAGGAAGGCTCACTGCCATAGGCTTACTCAACAGAGCAAGGATGAAGAATCCGAGCGAGCTTAAGTACGTTCTAACGAGCAACAGCGGTTTTTCTCTGTCTACCCTGCTATCTATAAGCCTTAAATATTTTGTATACATGATAATGCTGAGCAAGAAGAAAAGCGCACAAAGGAGATCTTTTCTTTCAGCAACCCATGCCACTGACTCGACATGCACGGGAGGAAGACCAAACAACAAACCTGTCACCCCCGCCGCTATAAGTGTCGCTTGCCTGTTCAGAAAAAATGATGGTCCATTTTGTGAGAGTACATAATTCCGTTCCTCAATAAGTCTCATCACGAGAACTATGACAAGAAAAGTGTTGAGGGCGTGTAAAGCATTGTTGGTCAGGTGATGTCCAATAGGATTCAACCCCCACAAGCTGAAATCTATAGCATGGGATATCCACGTAATCGGATGCCAGTTACTATTATAGAAATGTCCAAATGCCCATCTGAAGAAGCTCCCATCTAAAGAGCGTATGTGAAAGTTATCGTAAACATATTCATAATCGTCCCAGTCAACGAAGTCATTCTGAAGAGACGGCAAGAAGACGAGAAAAGCCAAAAAAGCAATAATAGCAGCAACGCTATAATTAACGAGCAAATGTTTCTTTATTTTCAAGAATGCTTACCTTTTGATAAATGATGAACGCTTTTCAATATTATACTGACATTAAGGGAATAAGATAATCTATTTGAAGCATGATTACTATATGCTATCAGCGGAGTGACTTCCTCATATTCTTTCCGAAGTCAACAGTCAAAATGGTTTGCAACTGGTGAGACTTTGTCGGTGAACTTGAGGTGAAGACCTCAAGACCGAGGACAAGATTTCCCTATGAAATCATGCGCTCACGAATTACCGTTATTAATCCACATTTCGATGAGGCAGATATAAAATCAGGGCTACTTCCAAGGCAACGCCCAACGACGAAGATAGTGCCTGCCAATGACTCTACCGTAACGAGTTCGGAAACACTTCAATTTGCCGATGAGTTTGTCATGTGTCCGGAACAGGCTGCCTTTCGGGTAGCTACTCAAGATACTTGCGATATGATAGAGTAATGTTGTCATTAGCATTCTTTGTCAAAACAGGAGGGGAAGGAATCCAATGAAAAGAATGGGCATTCTGGTAAGCGCTTTGATTCTGCTGCTTGGGTTGTCTTTGCCTGTTCAGGCATCGCTTGTGGACATGAACGACGGAACGATCTATGACACGGCAACTCAGCTAACCTGGCTGAAGAATGCCAACTCAGCAGGGATGATGACCTGGACCGAAGCTGTTGCATGGGCAGAGAGTCTGAATGCCGGCAGTGGGTTTGCGGGCTTAAAAGGCTGGCGGCTTCCGACGACCACTCAGCCGGACAAGACCTGTTCGGATCAAGCTACGCCCGGCGGCAGTTTCCCTCTGCAAGGGCACGGACATAATTGCACCGGCAGCGAAATGGGGTATTTGTATTATGTTTCGCTTGGCAACACGGCAGGCGGCCTTGTGGTCAAACCCGGGCCATTTACGAATATCCGGAAGAACTTCTACTGGTCGGGTACCGAGTACGCCCCAAGCACTACACATGCGTGGAGCTTCGTTGTCCGCAATGGCTTTCAGTTCTACAACCTTAAGACCTTCAACTACTATGTGTGGCCGGTGCGACCCGGAGAAAGGGCACAACCTAACCCTGCCCCGACTCGGCAATGAGATTCTTAAAGCGAATTCGACCATGTACTGTAGGAACACAAGAGGGAGGGAATTTAATGAAAAGGATAGGCATCTTATTGGGCGCTTCGATCTTGGTGCTTTGGTTGTCTGTGTCTATTCAAGCAACGCTTGTGGACATGAACGACGGAACGGTCTATGACACAGCCACGCAGCTAAGCTGGCTGAAGAACGCCAACTCGGGAGGGTCGCCGATGAACTGGGATCAGGCGGTTGCTTGGGCCGCAAGCCTGAATTCCGGCATTGGGTTTGCGGGCTTAAAAGGCTGGCGGCTGCCGGAGACCGCCCAACCGGACGCAACGTGTTCGTATCAAGCCGCCCCGGGCGACAGCTTTCCTCTGCAAGGGTACGGACATAAGTGCACCGGTAGCGAGATGGGGCATCTGTATTATGTTTCGCTGGGCAACACGGCGGGCGGCCTATTAACCAACAGGGGGCCTTTTGAGAATATTCAGGCAGACGACTACTGGTCAGGCACCGCCTTCGCACCAAATACGGAAAGCGGGTGGTTTTTTTTCTTCTTCAATGGCTTACAGAACTACACGAATAAGGCCACTTGCTATTATGTTTGGGCAGTGCGTCCTGGAGCAAGAGTACAATCAAAGCCGATGCCGCCAAGGTAACGATTCCCAAGCGCCACGGACAGTAGCGCTTAGGCATTTGAATTATTCGGCAATTAAGGCCCTGAAGATGCAGGGATTTCCCATGCAGTCATTTTATTAAACTCTCTGAGAAGTCATTGTCGATTTTCCCACGGTAAGGCACAATTGACTCGACAGCATCTTACCACACGACAAGGTCTTATATTGAACCCGTAAATTTGATTGACAAAACGCTCATATCTGATATATTAGCAATATCAAGGGTTCACATCTTCTGTAGAAAACACCTTAGAGGAGGAGATCCATGAAGAAACCTTTCTTCATATTGTTGCTGCTCGTGATCTTTGCTCCACTCGTATTTGCCGAGGTCGGGGTGAAGAAGAAGAGGCCGTTACCTCCTGAATACGGACGGGTGATCATCAATAATTATTCACAGAAGGCCGGTATTCCGCCTGTCGCGTTCGACCACTGGCTGCATCGCGCGAAGTTTACCTGCAGACTCTGTCACGTCGACATCGGGTTCGGGATGAAGGCGGGAACAACAGAGATTAGGGAGACCGACAACATCGCCGGCTACTATTGTGGCACGTGCCATAACGGCAGGACGACTATCAACGGCAAGAAGGTGTTTGAGGCGTGCTCCAAAACCGATGTGGGTGACAGGAGCAGATGTCTGAGATGTCATTCTCTCGGTCAGAATGTCAGGCCGGAATACGACTTTAAAATCTTTACTCAGGATCTCCCAAAAGAACGCTTCGGAAACGGGATCGATTGGGAAAAAGCTGAACATGACAAGATTATCAGCCCTATAGATTCAATGGAGGGCGTCTCGATTAAGAGGAAACCTCTCACCGCGCAGAAGGATTTTCTCGTTGTGCCGACGGTTGAGGGAATGCCTGACATCATATTCTCGCACCAGAAGCACACGGTATGGAACGGATGCGAGCTTTGCCACCCTGAAATATTCGGCAAAGTGAAACGGGGCCAAATTAAGTTCACGATGAACGATAACTTTGAGGGAAAATACTGCGGCGTCTGTCATATGACCGTTGCGTTCCCCATGATTGACTGTCAGAGATGCCATTCGAAGCCGGTGTAGTAATGGCGGGGTAGGAGGCACACAATGGGAGAACTGAAGATCCCGCATTTTGTGCTCATTTTGGTAGCGGTAGTATCTTCAGTGGGGCTGATGAGAGGAACGCCCACGCCTGTGAGTGTGGGCGTTGCCTTTGCTCAGGAAGCCTGGTTGCAGGAATTCAACGATATTTGTGCCAAGACGGAAGAAACGGCTATGCTCAGTTCCGACGATTTGAAGAACCTCGTCGCTCGATGCGATGCACTGAAGCCGCTCATCGACAAGCTTCCCGAGACACAGAAAAAGGTCTATCTCAAGAGACTCCACAGTTGCAGAGACTTCTACGTCTTTGCGCTCGAATCGAAAAGCGACAAATAATTCCGTGCTTCGTGAAAAATATCACCGTGGCGCGCCCGATGATTTCATTTTGGGATGACATCTCTTGCAATCGTCCAGAGGAAAGGCCACAAAGAGATGACAGATACCGCAGGACTCCCCCTCGAGCATGTTGTGCATCCTCAGAGTCTCCGTCGATTTCTTCTTTATATTGAACAGGTCAGGATGACAGCTGGAACAGTCCAGCCACTGCTCGTGAGTCTTGTGAGGAAAGACCGCTGAGGAAATCCCGCTCATCTCCGACTCAAGGACGAAGGTCTTGATATGTACGATTTTCATGGCGCTGCCCGATAAGCTGGTCTTCGGTTTTATGAGTCCCTCATCCAGGGCCTTCGACCAGTCGATTCCATTTCCAAATTTGCTTCTCGGCAGTTTTGCCTCAAGTTCCTGGAGCTTTTTCCAAGGGGCATTCGAACCTTTGCCGTGGCAGCTGTCGCAATTTTTATTGGCGCCTTCCTCCGGCCCAAACGCAATCTTGCCGTTGTGACATGCGGCACAGTATTTGCCGTTCATGTTCCCATTATTACACTGAATGGGCGTTTCATTACGCTTCATCGGAAATTCAAGCTCGTAATGACATACTTTACATGTGTAGTTCACCCTGTGAGTCAAATGCGAAAATTCCACTGGCCGCATATTCTGTTGTCCGCCGGGTCTGGACATGAATTCAGAACCATAGTTTTCGGGCGATGGCAATGGCGGGAGCTTCAACATGCTTTGGGCAAGAGAAAGATCTGCAAGGAAAAGACAACTCAGCAGGAGAAGTATGACCACCTTCATTGTTGTGAAACCCCTGCTAACAAATTTAATGCCCGCAGCAACGAAAAAGAGATTCCTGAAAACCCCTCTGACCGATTTCATAGCACGCTCCGCAAACCCATTCCGGGTTCTGCTACGTGAAACATACAATTCGCCAGGCAACAAGGGTTGAAGAATTTCGGAAGTGTTGCGTTACCTTATACATAGATGCCACCCGTTTTTCTTTATTATCACACAGTGAGTTACTTGTCAAGTAAATAATCGCCAAATGGTTCAAAGGAGTCACTCGCAGACCATGAACACCTCATGACTGTGACGTATTTCCAGAAGAAATGCTGCGAGCCTGAATCCCATTCCGGACCTCCTCCACAGCGGCTTGACGGCACGTCGAACTAAGATGTCGAAGGGACCATGAGCATCTGTTCCGTCTCTTTCCATCTTACTGGAAACGTGATCGTCACGGTAGTGCCCTTCCCTTCCGTACTTTGTATCGTGATATCACCGAGATGCTCGGAGACAATCTGCTTCACAAGAGACAGCCCCATGCCGAACTTATGAAGCTTCGTGGTGAAAAAAGGATTAAAGATCTTTTCACGGATCTCGTCCGGAATGCCGGATCCGGTGTCGGTAATCCTCACCGTAATCCTGTCACTATCACCGGCGCTCGTCACCGAAATGAGTCCTCCCGCCGGCGTCGCGTCGATTCCGTTTTTTATTACATGAAAGAGTGCGACCCTCAGGAGGTTTCTCTCGACGTTCATTTTGAGCGGTTGCTGCGAGAGGTTCAGGTCAAGACGGAGCCCTTTCAGGGAGACCTCCTTCTCCGTGAGCGAGATGATGCCTCTGATCAGCTCATTGACGTCTTCGTGCCTGAATAAGCTCTTCCTGCTCCTCAGGAGATATTCGAAATTCTCGACGACCTTTTCGAGTTTCTTACACTCATCTATGATGCTGTTCATCTTATCGGCCAGCTCAGGGGAGGAAGTCTCCTTCATGAGGAGCCGCTTGCAGGTGCATCCGATTACAACAGCAGGGTTTCTCACCTTATCCGCCACGGTCAACCCGATAAGAGCCATTGTTCGCTCGGCGACCAGCGTTTCCAGTTCCTGATTCATTTCAGTGAGCTCGGCATTAATTCCCTCGATCTCCCGTTCTTCTTTTATGATCTTAAGGTAGAGGGGGTAGATACCCATGAAAAAAAGGCTGACCGAGGCGACAAGGAAAAAGGTGAAGTTATTCAAACTTCCGCTTATCGGGTCAAGGTATCTCCAAAGCGCGAGATGACCTGTGGCGATAAGAAAGGGCCTGACGATATGCCCTACAACCCGCGAGAAAGAATAGAGCACATAGGATGACGAGAGCCAGCAAAAATAGTGCCACAGTGCATTTTCCCGGTTGATCCGGTACAGTTTCAGGCTGGTGGAAAGACAGCGGATGGACAGGATGATCATGATGACATTGCCGACCGTGTCAGAAAGAATGATTGGGAAGAAAGGCAGGAGGGCCGTAAGCGAGGCTTGGGCGCTCTTTTCTTCTTCACCGATGAGCAGGCAATTCAAACCGCGTGCAAAGAAAAAGAGACCGAGGTCAAGGAAGAGGAAGTCGAATCTGCCTATATAGAGGAGATAATCTTTCCCTTCGACCACAACATACTGCCGCAGGTAGTTCCAGCCATCGGTATCACCAACAACCCAAAGTTCCCAAAAACGGCTGACGAAGACATCGACATCCCAGACAATGAACCAAAGCAGGGAGATGGAGAGGAAGCGCCAGGCCTTCTCCTTGTAGAGCCGGTTGCCTACTATTGCGCTGAGGATAAAGATACACGCTATAAAGAAAAATACACGTCCGATCTGGTGTGTATAAATCGCAGGATAATCGTGGGCCACAAAGGCGTATGCCCGCGATGGGATTAAGAACATGCAGATGAGGGGGAGGAAAAGAGAAATCGCCATTTTCATCGACCTGGCCCCTGCTGCTCGTCTTCTCATGAGCGCAAATCCCTCGGCATAAGGTGTCATATCTGAGTTCAATTCTATCAGATACTGGGCAAAATACCAGTAAAATTGCGGGCGTTGCAGTTCCATCCGCACCCTGTCTCTTGATGCAGGGAATCATAGATTTCGTCCATGCACTCATCGTGCATTTGTGGTCTTCGTTGTCTTTATCACCCCCTACGATGCTATGTACAGGATGCAAATGAGTTCCGTCCGGATATTTTTGACGGATGGATGCGATGAATTCAACTACAGATGGTTTATCTTCTGTATACATCTTCTATTCCTCTGATATAATGGTAATAGCTTCAGAGCGACTCTTTAAGCCGCTCCGATGGTGAAGTAGAGTGGAGTAATGCAGAATATGAAAATCGGAAGAAAGTTCTTACTCGGTTTCGGGTCGATCCTCGTAGTGATGTCCCTGCTGGTTGCGGTTGCGGTTATGAACATGAGCGCCCTTCATGAAGACCTCAGAAGAATTGTGCAAGTGAACAACAAGCTACAGAGCATTGCCGCCGGCATGGGCATACTTGTTCGCGAAGACGCTATTGCGGTGCGCAACTGTTTCCTCCAAAGGGAACGGATGGATGAGATGATAAAACGGATCAATGATTGCAATGCAAAATTCGATGAAGCGTTTAACCAGGTAGAACAGATGACTTCGAGCGATGACACGAAGGGGCGCGAGATCCTGTTATCGGTCAAGGAAAGCTGGACAGCATCAAGGGCGTTGAACGAGCGCACCCTGGCACTTTTGAGAGAAGGTAGGCAGCACGAGGCGTTTGCGATGTATGAGAAAGAATCGCGGGCCGCCATGCGCCAGGCTATCCAGGCGACAGAGAACCTCGTGAAACATCAGCAGACGCGAAGCGAGATGCGGTACGATGAGGCGACGCGGCATTACCGGGATACGCGGCTCTTCATGATTTCTGTTGGATTCGCCACATTGCTCCTTGTTATGCTTATAGCCATACGATTCTGACGCGAGATATCATATAGAGAATCAACAATAGGTAACAATGCCTTTCGGTTTGTTGCCGTAACAAACGCTCTCACCCTTTGTCCAGGGAGTCTTATTCAGGCCGCAATCTAAAGTTGCGAACGGCGGTATCGTCGGTGAATCCAACATTTGATAAGTTGCAGAAGGAGACTATCTTTCCGGGGAAAACGAACCGTGCCGGCTCACTTAATCATCGCCTGCCGATCGAATCGATGCAACCGCACTTTCATCGCGCAGACGATGGGCCCGAAGACTTCGTCTTCAGCGTCTCTTCCATCATGAGGATATACTTCAGGAATTTAAATCCGAAGAGCATTAATTCCGCGTCGTCTTTGCGCATCTTTTCCTTAGCAGCTTCATCCACCTCGAAATGTTCCAGGAATTTACTGTCGAAGATAAACCTCCGGAACCTGTCCATGTCATAGCAGGCCATATAAAACATCGCCTGTTTCTTCCCGTCAAACTCGATCCCCGGAGCGTT from Thermodesulfovibrionales bacterium carries:
- a CDS encoding DUF1566 domain-containing protein; the encoded protein is MKRIGILLGASILVLWLSVSIQATLVDMNDGTVYDTATQLSWLKNANSGGSPMNWDQAVAWAASLNSGIGFAGLKGWRLPETAQPDATCSYQAAPGDSFPLQGYGHKCTGSEMGHLYYVSLGNTAGGLLTNRGPFENIQADDYWSGTAFAPNTESGWFFFFFNGLQNYTNKATCYYVWAVRPGARVQSKPMPPR
- a CDS encoding tetratricopeptide repeat protein; translated protein: MKIKKHLLVNYSVAAIIAFLAFLVFLPSLQNDFVDWDDYEYVYDNFHIRSLDGSFFRWAFGHFYNSNWHPITWISHAIDFSLWGLNPIGHHLTNNALHALNTFLVIVLVMRLIEERNYVLSQNGPSFFLNRQATLIAAGVTGLLFGLPPVHVESVAWVAERKDLLCALFFLLSIIMYTKYLRLIDSRVDREKPLLLVRTYLSSLGFFILALLSKPMAVSLPAVLIILDWYPYDRYRSLNISKSALLEKLPFILLSCLSSALTVAAQKAGASLASIEEIPLSTRLLTGMKSLSAYLGKMIIPLDLIPFYPYPTLKDMPLLAWEYLSAIIIVIAITAACLVVARKQKLFLSAWSYYVITLVPVLGIVQVGSQAMADRYTYLPSIGILLVVGVCVSWLLTKKFISNPWIKPVSVFVIISSLVLMAYLTYMQIGVWRNSIDLWSYVIEKEPQTVPRAYYNRGVVFYRMRQFDKAITDFDKAISLRPSYYKAYNNRGLVLAQMGHYDLAIENYNIVIDLRPLDDTAYYNRGLALNRIGEVDRAKADFDRSIQLNPLNHKAYIGLGIVHGEKGLYSEAINDFNKAISLQPGDGIAYVNRGYAYSLRGSPDLAVSDFQKACDAGSQEGCKALQEGGK
- a CDS encoding DUF1566 domain-containing protein, whose translation is MKRMGILVSALILLLGLSLPVQASLVDMNDGTIYDTATQLTWLKNANSAGMMTWTEAVAWAESLNAGSGFAGLKGWRLPTTTQPDKTCSDQATPGGSFPLQGHGHNCTGSEMGYLYYVSLGNTAGGLVVKPGPFTNIRKNFYWSGTEYAPSTTHAWSFVVRNGFQFYNLKTFNYYVWPVRPGERAQPNPAPTRQ
- a CDS encoding MCP four helix bundle domain-containing protein encodes the protein MQNMKIGRKFLLGFGSILVVMSLLVAVAVMNMSALHEDLRRIVQVNNKLQSIAAGMGILVREDAIAVRNCFLQRERMDEMIKRINDCNAKFDEAFNQVEQMTSSDDTKGREILLSVKESWTASRALNERTLALLREGRQHEAFAMYEKESRAAMRQAIQATENLVKHQQTRSEMRYDEATRHYRDTRLFMISVGFATLLLVMLIAIRF
- a CDS encoding c(7)-type cytochrome triheme domain-containing protein, which translates into the protein MKSVRGVFRNLFFVAAGIKFVSRGFTTMKVVILLLLSCLFLADLSLAQSMLKLPPLPSPENYGSEFMSRPGGQQNMRPVEFSHLTHRVNYTCKVCHYELEFPMKRNETPIQCNNGNMNGKYCAACHNGKIAFGPEEGANKNCDSCHGKGSNAPWKKLQELEAKLPRSKFGNGIDWSKALDEGLIKPKTSLSGSAMKIVHIKTFVLESEMSGISSAVFPHKTHEQWLDCSSCHPDLFNIKKKSTETLRMHNMLEGESCGICHLFVAFPLDDCKRCHPKMKSSGAPR
- a CDS encoding c(7)-type cytochrome triheme domain-containing protein, whose product is MKKPFFILLLLVIFAPLVFAEVGVKKKRPLPPEYGRVIINNYSQKAGIPPVAFDHWLHRAKFTCRLCHVDIGFGMKAGTTEIRETDNIAGYYCGTCHNGRTTINGKKVFEACSKTDVGDRSRCLRCHSLGQNVRPEYDFKIFTQDLPKERFGNGIDWEKAEHDKIISPIDSMEGVSIKRKPLTAQKDFLVVPTVEGMPDIIFSHQKHTVWNGCELCHPEIFGKVKRGQIKFTMNDNFEGKYCGVCHMTVAFPMIDCQRCHSKPV
- a CDS encoding HAMP domain-containing sensor histidine kinase; this translates as MELQRPQFYWYFAQYLIELNSDMTPYAEGFALMRRRAAGARSMKMAISLFLPLICMFLIPSRAYAFVAHDYPAIYTHQIGRVFFFIACIFILSAIVGNRLYKEKAWRFLSISLLWFIVWDVDVFVSRFWELWVVGDTDGWNYLRQYVVVEGKDYLLYIGRFDFLFLDLGLFFFARGLNCLLIGEEEKSAQASLTALLPFFPIILSDTVGNVIMIILSIRCLSTSLKLYRINRENALWHYFCWLSSSYVLYSFSRVVGHIVRPFLIATGHLALWRYLDPISGSLNNFTFFLVASVSLFFMGIYPLYLKIIKEEREIEGINAELTEMNQELETLVAERTMALIGLTVADKVRNPAVVIGCTCKRLLMKETSSPELADKMNSIIDECKKLEKVVENFEYLLRSRKSLFRHEDVNELIRGIISLTEKEVSLKGLRLDLNLSQQPLKMNVERNLLRVALFHVIKNGIDATPAGGLISVTSAGDSDRITVRITDTGSGIPDEIREKIFNPFFTTKLHKFGMGLSLVKQIVSEHLGDITIQSTEGKGTTVTITFPVRWKETEQMLMVPSTS